tgcctgaacccctctgtcagtggatcaccaacttcctgacagacaggaagcagcatgtgaggctgggaaagtacatctcagacccgcaaacacttagcataggagcaccgcaaggctgcgtagtctctcctctcctctctctacaccaacgactgcacctccacagacacctctgtcaagcttctcaagttcgcGGACGGCACAACCCTGATTGTACTGATCCagaatggggaggaatctgcctacagacaggaagtgtcatagctggcgtcctggtgccgtagcaacaacctagagctcaatgcgcttaagacagtggaattgattgtagactttaggagagctccccctcccctcaccccactcaccatcaacaacaccacagtcacatctgtggagtcttttaagttcctgggaaccatcatctccaaggaccttaagtggggggggctaccatcgactccacagtcaaaaaggcacaacagaggatgtacttcctgtggcagctgaggaagcacaatctgccacaggcaatgatggtccaattctacacgcccatcgtagagtctgttctcaccttctccatcatggtctggtttggctcagccaccaagcacgacacctggaggctgcagtaaatcgtccgatcagcaaagatgattattggctgcaaccttccctccattgatgaactgtacactgcaagggccaggacgcgagcaggcaagatcatctctgacccctctcaccctggccacaaactctttgagtcacttccctctggaaggtgactccggactgtcaaagctgccacagccagacataaaaacagttttaatcCACGAGTAATTGCtcaactcaacagccaaaaatctgtagcctccctttgatctggtatcttgttggttcacatgcttgatcaatgttcttttatcattaatgttttattattattaatgtttagtgttttctgaatcattcgtagctgtcactatgtcatgttgttacttgtgggcggagcaccaaggcaaattccttgtatgtgaatacttggccaataaacttgctTGCTTAAAGCACGTGAAATAGATTATCTTACCTATCCTCTCAGTGATACACGCACATTTTTTTGACATGGACTCCAgcccttagtgtgtgtgtgtataggggctTAAACTGTGCTCTTTTTGTTTAACCTTTGTGGCATTACATCAAACTTGAGTGCTTATATTTCTGGGCCAAGGTATGTACCATTTGCAACATTCCATCTTAGTCTGCCTCTGGCACTGAAACTAGCAAGTTTCAAGCAGACTAAAGAGTGATCACCAAGTTGATCATATCCCAACAGCAGATAATGTTTACCTTAGTATGTGCCCAGTAAACTGCCATTAGAGCCAGACAATGAACCTCAACTAAGGTCAATGCATTCCTATTGGCGAATGTACATTTGATGAATTTCAACAGTTAATTCATCAAAAACAAATTAACATTTGCTTGCCTTGCAGTGTCATTAAAACGCATCAATTTAAATATAGAAATTACAACAATTTTAAGTGGAATATCAATGTTCTCTGTCGAAACTTATTTTGTAATCTAAATTAGTTCTTTGCTACTGATAATAGGATTTTGTTGGAGTTAAATGCCTATGAAAGTGATTGGGCTTCTCCAGAATGTAACTGACTATAAACTTGATAATTTAATGTTTTCAATTGTAAATTGGCCATCTTAGCTCAATTTTCTACTTTTTTCACAGGGACTTGCTTTATGTCCTCACAGAAGAAGAATTCTCTACATTGGAGAAGAGCCTATGTGCAGCAGAATCTGAGGATTTCTTCAATCCCCACACCGTGTTTCCCAGTCTTCCATCTCTTCACAAGTCGACATTGCATCGTGACATTCTTCATCAACCAGCGCATGCTGGTGATGTTTCACCTCTTTGCCATGATGCAGTGGAACATGACCATCAACCACCTAATGAGCTCTATTGCTACCAGTCTACCTCGAATGCATCCAATTCGGGCAAGCAAACCCCAAATGAAATACAACATCCTTTGGAAGGTTCTAATTTTATTCTTAATAGAGATAATGAAATGTGGGGACAAGACTACGAATGGATTGTAAATGTTGGTACACAGGAGGATACACCGAATCGAAACAAGATCAACTTCACAGATAGTCCAAGGTCATCTTTGTCTACTTCCAATGACAGCCTGACTGATTCGAATAACATGCAGTGCTATTGTGTTGCGGTCAATAATTCTCATTCAGACACTGAACATCCAGAATTCCTTGGTAGGCTTGAAACAATGGGAGCATCCACAATGGCTACCATCCAAGCTCCGAATTCTCCAGATGGGTGCCATGTGCCAACAACTTCTGAACAAGATTATGTTTCTCAGTTCTTAAATGCCGATTGTCCTGGTGAGCACACTGAAATACACAAACCTGGGGCTGCTTCATTTTGTGGAGCAAGTCCAGAGCATGGTATATGCATCTCAAATATTTTGGGGACTGAAGATTTACACAGGAATAACAGCAGGTGAGAGGTTGGAGATTTAGGAAGTTATTCTTGAAATGGCTAATTTTATTTGTGGATAGCTCAAACGATGTTAAGTTTAGATCAAGCTTTTTGGATATAAccatagatttatttattttttgtcgaAACTTTCAACTGCAGTAAAACAGCTTTAGGTTTTTGGTCCCTATCTAGTTTACAGTGTGTTTTGGACTGTGATTAGTAAAATGATATCTTGCACTGAATAACTGGTGTACAGTACAAACCAGATACCAATTTTACATCTAGTTGTAATAGAAATTTCTCTTGGTGGTAGGAATGGGATGGAATATTTACTGTATTTTCTAAAGTTTCAGAACTGACAATGTCTTGGGCATGTTTCCTGAGGTTTTACCATCAAACTTGTAACGCAGCTAAATCACCTTGAGTTTTGGTCAGTTTCTTTTGCAATCCACCCAAGTATCAAGAACCAAAGCTCAAATTCTGACCATTTTTAATGTCCATAAATGTGAAATTTATTAGGAATTGATGGGCCACCTTGTCACTGTAAAGAATAATCCAGCGGATACCCATTTACTTCCCCAACCACCCTACCTGTTACCCCCACCCGGGTGATTGAAAATCCTCAAACAACCTGAATTACGATTTTCTGTAATGCAAAACCATGTCGTCTCCGTATGTATggactttttttaaaaatcaacatTTTGTGCTGATTTAGTTATTACTTGCCCCCAAATTCCATGGGAGTGCATTTTATTCGATTTTTAAATTTTGGATAGTAAATTGTTAATTCTGAAAAGGCATATAAAATGTGGGGTCGGGCATACTAGATTGTAGTCCATCCTTTAACAATGTGGAATAAATTCTTCAGTTAGTGgaacatatttaataattactatGTTATAACTCTGGAGGTCCACTGTATTCACCGTGTGTGCTTTGCTGGCAGATCCTCTTCAGGAGAAAATGAGTCTCATGTTACAGATTTGGAAATGGAAAGGCGAGCAATACAAATAGTGAAAGCCTTAGTAAGAGAGGAAATACGATCACGGTACCAGAACAGTAATGACATGCTTCATCGGCTCTTTGTTTGTATTTCAGGTATGTTGCTCCTTGGGTTTGCTACTAGGTTTGGTACAAAAGTTATCTGCAAAGGGTTTTAATTCAGGAGTGGGACACTAGCAATAATGTTTGGTGCAGTATTCAAATTTTTGTTTGATCATGCTCCTCTTTCCACTGACCTGAATATTTCTGCGCATTGAATGATGGAAAACCTGAAGTTGGCTTATGAACATCCCAGgtacacaaagctggagaaactcagcgggtacagcagcatctatggagggaaggaaaaaggcaacgtttcgggccgaaacccttcttcagacatgaacaTCCCAGTAAGGTTGATGGAAAGGGAATCTAAAACTAGTTATTCAGTGTAGGGAAAGAGGCTGTGCTTTCCCCCGCTGGTGAGGCTGGGCTGGTAAGAGATTACGTTCCAGTCCCACCAAGATCAGAAGAATTCAATAAATCTGGTCATTCATGAAGAAATTAAATCTGATAGATCCAAACCAAGCCGGCTCACTCTAATAATACTCCTCAACCTCGTGCATCCTTCGACTACATTCTTAATTGACTACTCATTCCTTCAGGGCAGTTGGAGATGAGCAATTAATATATACCCAAGTGCCAAATACTTATCAATGCAAGTATTTGAAATATATTAATTGCGACTTTTTTTGAGTCAAACCGTCATTAGTTAAGAAAAATGTCTGGCATATACCATGAAATACAACAAATATGTAGAGCTAAAGCAGTATTTATTAAAGCAAATGTGCTCTGATAGAGTAGATCCTGTAAATGTACCTTTTCAAACAGAAGCCCAAGCAAAGAAGACTTGGCTTCTGATATGGAgacacgaactgcagatgctggaatcttgagcaaaacagtgctggaggaactcggtgggtcaggcagcatctatggagagaatggacaaatgACGCTgcccttcagactgatagtagagacagaaaaagctggagaagaggtgatgGGAGAAAGCctagcaaatgataggtggatacagttgagagGGGCTTTGATTGctggatgggtggagtaagtgacaaaggctaaaaAAAAGGAGGCAAAAGGTGTTGGATAATGAGTGAAATTtaaagctagagagagagagagagagagagagagatacaagtAGAAGAAAAGGGGGGATGTGGGTGGGAGAGGTATGTATGAAGGAGAGGCAAGGAATAGGTTGACCACATAGGTAGGAGATTATATGAGAAATGGGGCACACTGGAATGGGTGGAGCGTGCACAGGAAGGAAAGGGCTAGGGGATGATAtcacaattcaatgttcataagatacccaagcagaatacaagTTCATGTGTCTCCAGTTTGTGCGTGGCTCTGACAATGGTTGGACTGGGAATTGGAAGGAGAGCTGAAATGGTTAGAAATCGGGAGATCAGGCAGACGTTGGCAACAGTAAGTGTTCAAAACGATTGCCTCatttacgcttggtctcgccaatgtaaagaAGGCCACCGCGagaccaaatgcagtagatgaggttttaAGATGTACGTTAACCCTGTGTGTCACCAGGAAGGGTGGCAGGGTACCTGGATGGAAATGAGAGAGAAGGTGTAGGACCAAGtgatacatctcctgcagttgtacttgGGGAGGGGTTTGATGGGAACAGATGAGTTAACCAAGAAGTTAGACTCTGCAGaaagatgcaaaaatgggataagtgTGATGGGCTGATAATGGTgatgtgggccatagggcctattACCATGCTGTATTTTTTCCTCTATCAATCAAAACCACCATATACTTTGCCAAGGTCAAGGAAAAGAGGGCGGGCATGTGCAATGTAGCATCGATTTTAAAACCCCAAGTCGTCTGGTGCTTGCAACGCTGtcattttttttgccattttgggCGTCTATTCCAGACAACAGAATTTGCATTTGTTCTTGCTTTTATGCATTTTCCAACTGCAATGTTGCCCTTTACCTCTTTAGTCATCTAGTGATTTGTTTTACAACTTGCAGCATATTCTTTAGAGTTTTAACTAATTTCATATCACAATGGTTTTTGACCTCCAGATTTTCTGGGTTTTTTTGCATCTGATATTGGTGCTAAACGATACAATTCTAGCTTGAAGTACCTTTATGTTAACTTTTTTACTTGATCAGGGAGATCAAGGTTGGATTTGCCAATCCCAACAAGTCAATCCCAACAAATCTTGCAGATTTTTGTTTCTGTAGCTAAATTGGTGGCCTGGGGAATGTATGTCCATGGCTATTATAAACATGGAATTAATAAGTCTCCAGTAAGATCACGCGTAAGAACCTTAACCAGGTTATggttggaaatggaaattaaggcAATTTGGAGTAGATAGCTTGAGATGGTAATTAAAATGGTAGGATGTGACTAGAATTTATACTGGGGTTACAATTGCTTGCCATAGTTATAAATTAAGGATatttggcaacccaaataccaccgaccttggttgtgtggcaattaaattatttcaaatatttGAACAGAAAAGCCCATGGAGTTCATCGGTGTCAAACAAGTGAGCAATATCACAAATGGTGTGGATGGCAACTATAAACAAAAGGTATGAGCGGAAGAGTAAGTGGACAAAATTGGCCTATGTAGAAACTGAGCTACCACTCTGCACCTTAAAAAGAAAAAAGGGTGTCGAAAGACAGTGAAGACCAGGGTGGCATATTCGTTTTACAGAGATGTTGGTAAAATCTGAAGGAAGAactatgaatgaattaataagtttattggccaagtattcacatacaaggaatttgccttggtgctccgcccacaagtgacaacatgacatacagtgacagttaagaatgatacataaaacattattgattaaacatgtgaattaaataaaataccagagcaaaaggaggctacagatttttggttattgaatagagctactagtggggggaaaaagctgtttttatgtctggctgtggcagctttgacagtccagagtcgccttccagagggaaatgattcaaagagtttgtggccagggtgagaggagtcagagattatcttacccgctcgcttcctggcccttgcagtgtacagttcgtcaatggagtatcctctgttgtgcctttttgactgtggaatcgatggtagcccccccccccccacttaaggtccttggagatgatgggtcccaggaacttaaaagactccacagatgtgactggtgttgttgatggtgtgtggggtgaggggagggggagctctcctaaagtctataatcaattccactgtcttaagagcattgagctccaggttgttgcgatggcactaggacgccagctgtgacacttcctgtctgtagacagattcctccccatcctggatccgtCCAATCTGGGCTGTGTCGTCCGCAAAAATAAATAAGACCCTTTTTGTCGTCTGTGTGGATGTAACAAAAGTACTGGACTGCTTCCGAATGTGCCTATCATTCATATATCAAAGTTATCATTCTGTTTGGAACAGGTGTAGCAGATCAACTTCAGACCAACTTTGCGGGAGATCTGCGTCTGATTCTAAAGACTGTTTTTGAAATTGTGACGGCTATACCAGAAACGAATGAGGACATTGTGGAAAAGGAAGAAGGTATAATGGATTACATGGTCTGTTTGTATTGGAGTCTTCTGTGGAATGATTacaacccttaagggcctgtcccacttacgcaatttttttcgtCGTCtttccggcacccgtcatagtcgcggcaggtcgcagaaaattttcaaaatgttgaaaatccagcggcgaccagaaaaaggtacgactctttgggcaactactcacgacatgtcgcggggtgacgcctgtttggtcatgggtagtcacccaaagagtcgtacctttttctggtcgccgttggattttcaacgttttgaaaattttcggcgacctactatgacgggtgccaacaagtcgccgaaaaacatcgcgtaagtgggacaggcccaataggtGCAAACCAGGTACACTTCACAGCTCAAATCTCAATTATGTTTGTGATTTAATTGAGACCACAGGTTgcaaattttaaaattaaattccgTTTCTGCATCAAACTTCATGCTGTTAgagtgaaaacctttttttaaacaatggctcCATCTTGTTGTGCTCCATCTTGTTGGCAAGAGAGCAAAATGTGGATCCTAGAAGTAGCCATGAAGACGGGCCACAAAGATGATGTCCTGGTGTTACCTCCATGCTCCCACTGGGCAGCTTATGATGCAGTGAGGAGATTGTTGTATCTTTTGCCACCAAGCACATTTGCCGGGGAAGCATTCACtgaaaaaccatggctctttttcTAAAACTTTATCTTAGATCCTACGTGTGTCTTGTATGGTAATTTATTGAAtgaaaaaacaatgttttaagcTTGATAGAAATCCATTGAATAGTGCAATTGTTATTTATCTTTTGCAGCAGAGGAGCACTTTAATACAGAACCCTCCTTGGAAGATTGTGTACTATGTCAGGAGTCTCGTACTCCATCTAGAACTTCCAATTTAAACAGCACCAAATCAGAAGGTACTGTAAATAGCCATTCCACAGGTAAAATTGCCATAAGCTTATATTAATCATTTACAATTTGATGGTGATGATAATATTTTTATTGATGGGCACATTTCGATTACTGGGTAAAATTACATTCCTGAATTTCACCCAAGTTCGATGCAATTAATTGATTATGCAAAGAttataaatgtgtaggaaataaTCACCACATACAGATGTCAATAAAATCATTACCCTTTGAAAATCATCCATTGACAGATATCCTTTTTTGGGGGGGGAAATACTCCAATGCTGCTTTTTGTTTCATTGTTTTCCAAGTCAGGGAAAAGTTGTTTATTTGGAGTATACCTGG
This region of Amblyraja radiata isolate CabotCenter1 chromosome 11, sAmbRad1.1.pri, whole genome shotgun sequence genomic DNA includes:
- the LOC116978499 gene encoding lateral signaling target protein 2 homolog gives rise to the protein MYAGSGEVSMLPAAVKRWLNKPKRSNPHPLAQFFYADKEVIRVMTELNNVNLHNDPQEYVVQLNNLRAKQDHMLQIINQIMDECIPNERPNREFQVKFPDEILQDHLGVQLWFAAECLVAGSAIEVHESEVYQLRPLAEDLLHSLEDVRTLLREQCFSDYSVYTDDIKASLVRFDRIFAEFEFNYVSAVIPIKSPAELFSQQQIIVLFCETINRALKLGYLTQEMIDGLEPVLMFTIPRLAIICGLIIYPEGPLNLEQEPDEMSRLFKPFYALLQKIRDLLYVLTEEEFSTLEKSLCAAESEDFFNPHTVFPSLPSLHKSTLHRDILHQPAHAGDVSPLCHDAVEHDHQPPNELYCYQSTSNASNSGKQTPNEIQHPLEGSNFILNRDNEMWGQDYEWIVNVGTQEDTPNRNKINFTDSPRSSLSTSNDSLTDSNNMQCYCVAVNNSHSDTEHPEFLGRLETMGASTMATIQAPNSPDGCHVPTTSEQDYVSQFLNADCPGEHTEIHKPGAASFCGASPEHGICISNILGTEDLHRNNSRSSSGENESHVTDLEMERRAIQIVKALVREEIRSRYQNSNDMLHRLFVCISGVADQLQTNFAGDLRLILKTVFEIVTAIPETNEDIVEKEEAEEHFNTEPSLEDCVLCQESRTPSRTSNLNSTKSEVPPEWVADSACSQCMSCKAPFTIIRRRHHCRNCGKIFCSRCSSQSAPLPWYGQMKSVRVCSHCYTFHLTSYYSSTSAS